TGGTATTCAGAGAATGATTTGACTCATTTTTCAGTCCATCAGGCATACAGAGATGTAAGGTTTACTCATATAGAGATGACGATCTAAGGCTAATGTCTCTGTCCATGACTGTTCCATGACCCCTGTGGTCCATTTTGTACCattacacaacagaaaaaaagtcacttaAATGCAACTCCCTTTTCGctaaaagcacaaagaaaacaaaagattaaaaaaggaGGCAACAAACCATAGAACATTTAATAGGGATGGTCTATAAAAATACATACTGTAGCTACTGTATAAAGAACAGCCTCACAGGGCCTTTGAGGTTTTTCTTGATGGAGGGGtaagggtgggggtggggcagCATTTGCAGCTGGCAACCCTCAGAAAGCAGGGTGGTGGGGTTGGTGGTTGTCTGGGGCTACAGCCGGGGTCATAGTCTCTCCTGTCCCTAGTGGATGGGGTTAATGTCTGTGCGGTGGTTGGCTTGCCCGTGCACACTGCTGCCCCCTACGGttgtggtggaggtggtgatggTGTTGTGCTGGATGACCTGCTGCTGGGAGCACGCTGGCGCTGGACTGCCTGCCGGACTGCTCTCTGGACCtgaggagacagcagagacatCAGTGAGGACTGATGacatgtgtgtacagtacatgtgtgcgcgtgtgtccAAGAGTAAACGCTATGACTTTCAAGCTCTAGACAGAGGCTTCGAAATATAATGCAATTGTAAAAGATATCATGATAAATCatataaaaagaaacacagactgAATCTCATTATTGTAAACAAAAATGCTTTATTAGTAGATAACTTTCAAACCTATGACATGCTAAATTCACACCCCCAAGTCTCATATGTCATCCCAAAATAGACCATAAATGGATAACACAAATAAGGAAACATGAATCACTCAACTCCATAAACACGCCTGATGACTTTTGGACACACTGAAGGTGACTTCTGTACACAAGGTCGACTCATCGATGAAAGTCTCTCCCAGCCCAGTCTGGGAGCTGGCTCCCTGTATAAAAGAACCATTCAGCCAAGGGGGGATGTGAGCCTTATTTTCCTGTGCTAAAGCCACACAAGGAGGTGCCTCATCCTAATTACATGGAAATGTCACTTGTACTCGTATCAAAGGGTGGAGCTCTGATGTCATGTGCGGTGGAGCTGAGGCACAGTATAATAATCAGGGAGATCCTGGGACATCCATGGGAGTTTGAATGCCACTGTGCAGCCTGTGACGTCTGTCTCACGTTGAGTCTGGCTCTGTGTGCGGAGGGGCTGTCAGATGGAAAAAACAGGTCTCGTGTGGGATTCAGACTACCAACTCCCAGTCCAGGCTGGCTACCAGAGTTGTGCAACACCCTTGTGTGAACGGAAGAGTTCTGCCGCGAGCGTGGGCGCTGGATACCAGCACATAGGAGCGAAGAGTCTCGGTAATCACTGCGTGTCCATCACAACTCAGACTGTGACCCTTTCTCCTGGCAAGACAGCTAACGAGCATTTTGACAGCAGCGTTATCTGCACTGTAGGGCTAAGTAATACaggtgaaagtgtgtttttggtCACATTCccaagtgcgtgtgtgtgtgtgtttatgttcgAGCTACTCACTGAGGTAACCTTGGGACTCTTTCTGCATAGTGGTGATGGGACAGTCCTTGTGTGTGAGGAGAAGCTGCTTGAGTTGGGTCACCTCGTTCTTTAGCATGGTCACTTCATTCTGAGATACAGAAAAAACGGAAACATTTTAAAACCGTCATGCAGGGAATCCACCATTAAAGCAGGCTACAATGGGGGATTTTGCAGTAcgtaaataaattgaattgaattgaaatacaGCTTTATCCTTAATCACTTGATCACTAATGGTATCAATGTGCTGATAACAAACAGTGAACTGTCTGCTTTTCATACTGTATAGTCATCAGGGTTGTTTTATATGATGGAATGGTCTTGAGACATTCAAGGTCTaacaaaagatgttttcagttGCATGATGGGAATTGTAAGAACCAGTGGCTGTAGAgctctgacatttgtttttgtaaatgttttttctttttcttaatggTAGTGCAATGCTAAATCACTTCACAATTATTCACTAATAGTatatttgttaaatgttaaattgtcTAAATAATAttagagatttatttatttatttttttgtaatgagTCCAACGCTGACAACATCCAGCTGATCTTGTCTGTGCTGAACTTAAAGCAAATCAACTTACTGTCATCATCTCTggtgcaaaatgaaaataaaatccttaATAAGGAAcagatgcaaaaacacacactgagagtgGCAGTGGTGCTGTGCATATATTTAGAGGTTCAGAGTGTTATTTCAGGTTTAAAACACCTGAAGTTCATTGTGTACCTGCAACTGCATGTTGGTCTGAGTGAGttcttctgctttcttctctAATGACATCACCCAcacttttctcttctgtctgcatCTTGTTGCCGCTGCTCTGTTCCGCTCCAGAAACTTCCGCCGGCGTTCATCCGGATCCTCGTCCACTACTCGCCTGCGCCGCCCACCGCTGGGAGGCGGAGACTGCAGAGTCTGTGTTGGCTGCATCTGCTGGGTTGCAGGTGACATCTAAAACACAGCGCAAGGGAGGGGTGTATCAGCTGACGAGTGTCTGCCACCATCCGACCAGACATGTAAGGATTTTGACACACCTGGAAAACAGCCAGCCACCTGTCTGCCGTCACCACTCCACTACCCCCTAAGCCTCAAAACAAACATCTATAGATTACCTCCTGCAGCTACACCATGTCTGGCAACTTCCCCAAAAACAACATCTGGTCATGCCACATGCCCTGTGAGCTGAGTGACTGAGCTGATTCACCAACCTGCCCACCTTGTTAAAGAGGTGTCAGGAGGCAGTTTTCCACTGCCCACTTCCACTCAGACTAACACCACCAGACACAGTCAAAAGACTTGTTTCTAAAAGCGTATGTGCACTGACGGATCTTGACATAAACTTGGCATGGTCAagtgttttcagtcttcagaTCATTTTATGAGAACCATGGAAAATACAACCTGCTTTAATGGCTGCTGTGGCTACAGAGAGTGttgttttaatgctttaataatacatttagaACATACAGTGAATTACATTGCTTGATGTCCAACTGTCCATTTAAATTGCTGGCATTGCAGGTGTCAGACAATGCGAGGACAAAGTGTCTCACatcatgttatttttaatgctgtgaGCAACATGTTTAAGCTTgcaattaaaattaaaccaaaTATATTCACAGCTAAGATGTTCCAGGACTGTTAGCCAAGGTTGTCTGTTCAATGTCAGGACCAGGATTTTTAAACCTGGAGCATGTTGCGGCCACACAGAAACATCCTGGCAGCAAAGGGTGGTGTGGAGCAAAAGACAGTCCTGAGCATCTTTTATAAAGGCCGCTTTATGGCCTCTTCACGACCCATTCCCTCAATGACAGGTGCTGACCTGTAGCTGACCAACctcaagggaaaaaaattacCATTGAGATGGTTGCCAGGAAACTACTTGACATTATGGCTGCAGTGAGGGAAAATGTGCTTGTCCCTTGACTTACAGTGAATTTGAAGAATCATTTCAGCTATACTTCTGTACTAAACCAGTAATAGCTGCCTTCAGACCTGCTCAGAAAGCTACTAAAGCGCTGCCTTGTTTTAGTCATGGTACCTATACGCGGATTGCTAGCTATATGAGAGGTTTTAATGTGCAGTGTTGTTAATGTATTATTGAATTTGCGGCTCTGCCTTTGGGTTGTCTGAAAGCTTCTGCTCTACAGGGAATGTGTTTTGCTTACATGTGAAGATGAGTGCATTGGAGGGTGCGGCGAGGTCTGGTGTGGATGTCCAGGATGGAGGTGGGGATTGTGGGAGTTGTGATGGGGGTTGTGTCCCTGCGGGTGGTGGTGCCCACCCTGGCCGTGGCCCTGGCTGTGGTGGTGATGGCCGTGGTGCTGGTATGCATGGGGAGGGGCTTGCAGGTGCTGGTGCGGGTGTGAGTGCATGTGATGGTGGGCGCCTTGCTCCTGCCGCGATGACATCATCTCCATCATGTGTCCCATGGAGTTCATGTTGCCGTTGGCGATGGCACCCGGGTGGTGTGAAAGTGCAGCCTTCAGTCTCTGAGTAGACAAAATGGACACCAAACACAATGTTCAACATCATTTTCTATGACTATTTCTCCTAAAGGTTTACATGCTCTcatctgtcagtgtgctgaTTATCAACAGTTGCAAAGAGGATTCATGTGCTGACTAGGAGATGATGAATGGCTCCATAAATCCATATGTCAGGAGAACAAATCAAAGCCACTTAGgctgtcctctgtctctccttcagCCTTGTCATTCTCCTGCTTTACCTTCCATGATTGCCATCTCACCACCCCTCTTCTTCATAGTCCTAATAGCCTCTCTCTTCTTTATGCATATGTGAGTACATGTGTCTGGATATGTGCCCATGAGATGATCTTACTTGCAAGGTGTGAGCCACAGAC
This sequence is a window from Scatophagus argus isolate fScaArg1 chromosome 9, fScaArg1.pri, whole genome shotgun sequence. Protein-coding genes within it:
- the creb5b gene encoding cyclic AMP-responsive element-binding protein 5 isoform X1, with product MQRTVHAPLQFYEKVARVMNSDQERPFVCNAPGCSQRFPTEDHLMIHRHKHEMTLKFPSIKNDNMLSDQTPTPTRFLKNCEEVGLFSELDCSIEQEFCKAQEEDDSKQNITLHSQAGQGQHQHSHSRMGNHDTSIVIQQALPSPQSSSVITQAPSTNRQIGPVPGSLSSLLHLRNRQRQPLPASMPGTLPDPTMPGSSAVLMPMERQMSMGSNMMGMQGPTHSSSCSSTHIPSMHSEAKLRLKAALSHHPGAIANGNMNSMGHMMEMMSSRQEQGAHHHMHSHPHQHLQAPPHAYQHHGHHHHSQGHGQGGHHHPQGHNPHHNSHNPHLHPGHPHQTSPHPPMHSSSHMSPATQQMQPTQTLQSPPPSGGRRRRVVDEDPDERRRKFLERNRAAATRCRQKRKVWVMSLEKKAEELTQTNMQLQNEVTMLKNEVTQLKQLLLTHKDCPITTMQKESQGYLSPESSPAGSPAPACSQQQVIQHNTITTSTTTVGGSSVHGQANHRTDINPIH
- the creb5b gene encoding cyclic AMP-responsive element-binding protein 5 isoform X2; the encoded protein is MNSDQERPFVCNAPGCSQRFPTEDHLMIHRHKHEMTLKFPSIKNDNMLSDQTPTPTRFLKNCEEVGLFSELDCSIEQEFCKAQEEDDSKQNITLHSQAGQGQHQHSHSRMGNHDTSIVIQQALPSPQSSSVITQAPSTNRQIGPVPGSLSSLLHLRNRQRQPLPASMPGTLPDPTMPGSSAVLMPMERQMSMGSNMMGMQGPTHSSSCSSTHIPSMHSEAKLRLKAALSHHPGAIANGNMNSMGHMMEMMSSRQEQGAHHHMHSHPHQHLQAPPHAYQHHGHHHHSQGHGQGGHHHPQGHNPHHNSHNPHLHPGHPHQTSPHPPMHSSSHMSPATQQMQPTQTLQSPPPSGGRRRRVVDEDPDERRRKFLERNRAAATRCRQKRKVWVMSLEKKAEELTQTNMQLQNEVTMLKNEVTQLKQLLLTHKDCPITTMQKESQGYLSPESSPAGSPAPACSQQQVIQHNTITTSTTTVGGSSVHGQANHRTDINPIH